From one Lotus japonicus ecotype B-129 chromosome 3, LjGifu_v1.2 genomic stretch:
- the LOC130746848 gene encoding transcription factor TCP4-like has protein sequence MRMKSTGGEIIHVEGGHIVRSTGRKDRHSKVYTSKGPRDRRVRLSAHTAIQFYDVQDRLGYDRPSKAVDWLIKKAKSAIDKLAELPPWQPPSNLEQVQEAEQNAGSSEMGIAEQSESSGYNFHLQRQLAEDPDNHHHNQQHNHQNSAFIPSSIDNDAIAFFPTTTAASSINFQSYPAQDLGLSLHSFQDHGLIHAQSQTGGGQTSSDQTLFSGSTPSGFDTNYHRIVTWNNDSTTTDMNRGGFMVNSPAILGHGTSAYSHRGTLQSSFSPSLRPWNEIPMASSDNHNHKAIHQASIFGSRFLSDAIPGFCIPARIQGEDESHGVSSDRPSSPSPNSHHH, from the coding sequence ATGAGAATGAAGAGCACTGGGGGAGAAATTATTCATGTTGAAGGAGGCCACATTGTTCGATCCACAGGTAGAAAAGATCGGCATAGCAAGGTTTACACTTCAAAAGGTCCTCGTGACCGCAGGGTTCGGCTATCAGCACACACCGCCATTCAATTCTACGACGTTCAAGACCGTCTCGGCTACGACCGACCGAGCAAGGCCGTCGACTGGCTCATCAAGAAGGCGAAGTCCGCCATTGACAAGCTTGCTGAGCTTCCTCCATGGCAACCACCTTCTAATCTTGAACAAGTCCAAGAGGCAGAGCAGAATGCAGGGTCAAGTGAGATGGGAATTGCAGAGCAATCTGAGTCCTCTGGCTACAATTTTCACCTCCAGAGACAACTAGCTGAGGACCCAGATAACCACCACCATAACCAGCAGCACAACCACCAGAACTCAGCATTCATTCCATCATCTATTGACAATGATGCCATAGCCTTCTTCCCCACAACCACTGCTGCTTCCTCCATAAACTTTCAGAGCTACCCTGCACAGGACCTTGGCCTTTCTCTTCACTCTTTCCAAGACCATGGTCTCATTCACGCACAATCTCAAACAGGTGGTGGGCAAACTTCCAGTGACCAAACCCTTTTCTCTGGCTCAACTCCCTCTGGGTTTGACACCAATTATCACAGGATTGTTACATGGAACAATGATTCAACCACCACTGACATGAACAGAGGTGGGTTCATGGTGAATTCACCAGCAATTCTAGGCCATGGTACTTCTGCTTATTCCCACAGGGGGACCCTTCAGTCCAGTTTTTCACCATCACTTCGTCCTTGGAATGAGATTCCAATGGCTTCCTCAGATAATCACAATCACAAGGCAATTCACCAGGCTTCAATCTTTGGCAGCAGGTTTCTCTCTGATGCAATACCTGGGTTCTGCATTCCAGCTAGGATTCAAGGAGAGGATGAGAGCCATGGAGTTTCTTCTGACAGGCCATCCTCTCCTTCACCTAACTCTCATCATCACTGA